CAGGTATTCGGGAGATAGTATCCTCCCGCCGATCCGATCGCGCGCCTCTAAGACGATGCAAGATCGGTTTCTTTGCTGCAGCAGCCAGGCGGCATAGATGCCGCTGAGACCGCCGCCGATGATGAGGGTGTCGACTTTTTCCGTAGTCATGGTCGTTGCCGTCGCTTTCCATATTCGGTACTGACATTCGATAATCGCGGCCGTATCCAACCATTTCCATCCCCGGGCTGTCAATACATTGGGCGCTCACCAAAAAGGTCGGACGGTTCTCACAGGTTTTTTGAAATTGAATCTTTCTTCTTGTGCCCATGCCGAAATGCCACCTATCATAGGTATGTTTGACGGCACCGTAGAAAGTCCGGGATTCGTTTTTCCCGTCATCCCGGCGAACGCCGACATGACGCCTTTGCGACTTTTTAAAGTTTTATCATGCTGGACGGATTCTTAAAAAGCAGTTGCCGTCGTGTTTCGCGTCGGACGTCTGATGGATATCCGATGATCCCTTATGTCATGGATCGCTGCTCCTTTTTGGACATGACTTTGAATCGGCGAGGTTGAAATGCGGAAAAACGATGGAAAGCCTGCGCTGTCGTCGGTTTCTCGCGAGATGGGCGAACCTGTGCAAGTGTTGCCGGAAATCACATTGGATCCGCCCGGGCATTGGGTGGAAATCCTGGACATGTTCCACAACGGTGTTCTGATTCTCGATCGCAACGGTATCATCAAGGTTTACAACCGGGCCGCGCGCCGGATTTTCGGCGAGGACCGGGAAACTTCTCCCGGACGGCACATTCAGGAGGTGCGACCCGGGGTGTGGCCCGAGTTCCAGCGGATCATCGCAACCGGCCAACCCCAAATCGGACGCAAACTGAGCATTGCCGGCGCCACGGTTATCGCCAACCGCAGTCCGATCCTGATCGACGGGCAGGTGCAAGGGGTCATCTCCGTCTTTCAGGACATTTCCGAGTATGAGACGATCATTAGTGAATTGAAGAGTTTTCAGCGGTTGAACCGGGAACTGGAGGCGATCTTCGAGTCTTCCTATGACGGACTGTATATCACCGATGGAAAGGCCAACACCATCCGTGTCAACCGGGCCTACGAAAGGATCACCGGCCTTCGACGCGAAGACCTGATCGGTCGCAACATGCACGAGCTGGTCGATGAAAAGGTGTACGACCATTCCGTGACGCTGGAGGTGATCAAAAAGCGGCAACCGGTGACCCTCATGCAGGTGGTGAGCGGCGACAAGCAGGTCATTGTCACCGGAACGCCGATTTTTGACGATGAAGGCGAGATTGCGCTGGTGGTCACCAATGTCCGCAACATCACCGAGTTGAATCAGTTGAAGGCCGAGCTCGAAAACAGCCGGCGGATCGCCTCGCGCATGGCCCAGACGCTCTTGGAGCAGGATTCGGTCGAGCATGCCATGCAGCAGATGGTGGTCAAAAGCCAGAGCATGATGAAGGTCGTGCGAACGGCGATCAAGGTGGCCGGCACCCAGGCGCCCGTACTGCTTCAGGGGGAATCGGGTGTGGGCAAAAGCATGCTCGCCCGTTTCATCCACCAGATCAGCGACCGCAAAGAGCGGGTCTTCGTCAAGATCAATTGCGGCACCATTCCTCCCACGCTCATGGAAAGCGAGCTGTTCGGCTACGAGAAGGGCGCCTTTACCGGTGCCATGCCCGGAGGCAAAGCCGGAATGATCGAAACGGCGCACCTGGGAACGGTCTTCCTCGACGAAATCGCCGAATTGCGACCGGAAATGCAGATTAAACTCCTTGAGGTCATCGAAGACAAGACTTTCGTTCGGGTGGGCGGCACCCGCCCGGTGGAGGTGGATGTGCGGATCGTCGCGGCCACCAACCGGGACTTGCTGGAGATGATCCACGAGGGGACGTTTCGTGAGGATTTATACTATCGTTTGAACGTGGTCCCTATTTCGATTCCGCCCCTGCGTCGGCGGCGGGAAGATATCGTCCCGCTGGTTATGAAATTCGTGGACTCCCTCAACCGTCGCAACGGGACCGCCAAACGTTTCGATTCGCGGGTCATCGACCGGCTCATGGAATACGACTATCCTGGCAACGTGCGTGAGCTGATCAATATTGTCGAACGCATGATGATTCTGAGCGACGGAGAGCGGTTGTGTGCCCAGGACCTCCCCGAAGAGACATTTTCTCCTGCCTGTGCCTTTAATCTGCCCTCGGGGGTGGGCACCTTGAAAGCGTCGGTGCAGGCGCTGGAAACACAGATGATCAAGGCGGCCATCGAAAAAGAGGCATCCCTGGCCGCGGCGGCCCAATGCCTGGGGGTCCACCCCACGACCCTCTGGCGAAAAATCACCCGCTATGGGGTATCGGGTGATATTGCGAAAATGAAATGAGGCTGCATTTTTGCAATTCTGATATCTACCCGTTAGTATAAATAAAAATAAATCTCCCATCCTTTAAAGCCTGGATTATTGCTTAAATGCAATAATCAAAATAAATCCAATTCAAATTATGTATTTTTATAACTCCTTCAAAAACAGGGGGTTGTAATTTTTCAGGGGGAGTGGCACAGCCGTTGCTCTGTATCTTTTCTAACAGTTTGGTGCTCGCCGATAAATGGGGCAGGCAACCCCATATCTGTGGCGTATCTACAATCGAAAAGGAGGGAGCATGAAAAGAAATCTGTGCGTTTGTCTGGCAATCGTTCTGGGGGTGCTTTGCGCGTTGCCCATGGCCGTGCAAGCCCAGGAAAAGGTCATCCGGATCGGGGCCATGTATCCGATGACGGGTCGCGCTGGTCTTTACGGCATCGATTCGGTGGCCGCCGCCGAAATGGCCGTCGATGAAATCAACGGCAAGGGCGGGGCCAACGGCTACAAGATCGACATCACCTTCACAGACAGCAAGGCCAAGCCGGCCTATGCGGTGCGCGTGGCCACCCGGTATATCACCGAGGACCAGGTTCATTTTCTCTTCGGCATCGTCAGCTCCGGGGTGGGGCTGGCCGTAACCGAAATTTCCAAGCAGCACAAAAAAATCTTCATTGGCACCGATCACGCTTCCACCCAGCTCACATCCGACAAGCTGCAGCCCTACTATTTCCGGGTGGCCAACAATACCTTCCAATCCATGGCCGCCGGGGCACTTTATCTGCAGGAACTCCAGAAGAGCAAACCCTGGAAAACCATCGCCTACATCGGTCCGGACTATGCCTACGGCCACGATCAATGGAACGAGCTGCGCTTCAGCCTGGATCGGCTGGGGGTAAAATACCAGGTGGTGGGCGAATACTGGCCCAAACTCTTCGAACCGGATTACAACTCCTATGTCACCTCCCTGGTCAAGGACAATCCGGACATCCTGGTGACCGGGTTCTGGGGCGGTGATACCGTGGCCTTCATCAAGCAGGCCCAGGTGTATGGGCTCTTCAAGAAATCCCTCTACTTCCAGCCGGATGCCGGCGGCAACTACGAACTCATGAGCGCCATGGGCGCGGAACTGCCGGCGGGGCTTGTGCTGGGCGCCCGTCACTACAACAACTGGCCCGAAACTGAACTCAACCGGAAATTCGTCGCCGATTTTCACAAGCGCACCGGCCGCTATCCGACCTACGCCGCCGAAGGCGCCTATGCGGGCGTCTATGCCATCGCCGAGGCGGTGAAAGTCGTTGGCAATCCCGACGACACCGAAGCATTGGTCAAGGCACTCGAGGGATTGAAGATCAAACTGCCCGAGGATCCGGATGGGTTCACCTCCTACATGGATCCGGCCACCCATCAGATCATGCAGGTGCAGGCCATCGGTGTGACCATGCCCAACACAGATTTCCCACCGGCAAAAATGATGCTGGGTGATTGGAAGATCTACAAGGCAGAAGATATCGCACCCCCGCCGGGGTACCCCAACAAGTAGGCACCGTCGAAAGAGAACCAATGAAATGGCGGGGGCCCTCGGAGCGATGTGGCGCATGACGCCGACCGGGCCTCCGCCAATCTTCCGGTATAGGAATTCGTCCCATGGATGTCTCTTTTCTTCTCACGCAGTTCATCAGCGGTCTGACCATGGCGACCCTGCTTTTCCTGGTGGCCAGCGGCCTGACGCTCATCTTCGGGGTCGGCAATGTCTTTAATTTCGCCCACGGCTCTTTCTACATGCTCGGTGCCTACTTCGGCTATCAATTCGTGTCGGTGTGGAGCACCAATTTCTGGATCGCTCTACTCCTTTCGGGCGTTTGCGTCGGATTGTTCGGCATGCTGGCCGAGTTCGCCTTTTTAAGGCGCATCTATGGTCGTGCCAATGAAGGGGGATTTCAAATCCTGCTGACCTACGCCTTTATCCTGATCATCGACGATCTGGTCAAGCTGACCTGGGGCGCGGAGTATAAGTCATTGCCCCGTCCGACCGGTTTCGGCGGTGCGATCCAATTGGGGGATCTTTTCATCCCCGCCTACAACCTGTTGATTATCGCCATCGGGGTGATCGTTGTGGTGGCGGCCTGGTGGATCCTGTCCCATACTCGACCGGGGCAGGTGGCCCGCGCCGCGGCCGTCGATCGTGAAATCGTCAGTGTGTTAGGGGTCAACGTTCCCATGACAATGACTCTCGTATTCGGTATTGCCACGGCGCTGGGCGGCATGGCCGGCGCGCTGGCCGCGCCGCTGCGAACCGTGACGCCGGGTGCCGGAATCGAGGTCATCATCGATTCGCTGATCGTTGTGGTGCTCGGCGGCATGGGCAATTTCTGGGGTGCCTGGTTCGGTGCGCTGCTGATCGGCGAAGTCAACGCCTTTGCCGTGGCCGTCGTGCCCCAATGGGCCACATTGTTCAGTTTCCTGGTGATGGTCGTCGTGTTGATCTTTAAACCGGAAGGGCTCTTTGCTGCGCGCAAGGTGAGGAAGGTATGACAAATCTGGGTACACGCAATCTCAAGGCGGCATCCCTGTGGGCGTTCATCGTGCTGATCTTCGTTCTGGTGCCGGTCCTCTCCACGTCGTCCTACCAGGTGAATCTGGCCTGCCATGTCTTGATCTGGAGCCTGTTCGCGGTCTCTTTCAATATGCTCTGGGGGATTACGGGCATGCTCTCCTTGGGACAGGCGCTCTACTACGGATTGGGGGCCTACAGTGTGGGGCTGATGGTCGATCATCTGGGCCGGCAGTGGTACCTGCCGGCCATGGGCCTGGGGTTGCTGGCCGCCGCGGCGCTGGCCCTGCTGTTGGGCCTGCTGGTGATCCGGGTCGGCGGCGTCTATTTCACCATGCTTACCTTGGCATTCGCCCAGCTCGGATGGCAGATCACCTTCAAATGGTACGATTTTACCGGTGGCGACGACGGTATTCAGGGGATCATACCACCCGGCATCCTCGAGAGCGGCACGGTCTATTACTATTTTGTCCTGGCCGTGGTGATGCTCTCCATATGGATCCTCAAGCGCATGGCCTTCAGCCCCTTTGGCCTGGTGTTGCGCTGCGTGCAGCAGAATCCCGATCGCGTCCGCTTTCTGGGACGACGCGTGCGGCGCAACCAGCTGCGGGTGTACGTCATCTCTTCTCTTTTTTCCGCCTTGGCCGGGTCCTTGATGGCCGGGGTGGATGGCTCGATCCACACCGATATGTTGTTCTGGACCACCTCAGGCGAGGTGATCCTCATGTCCGTACTCGGCGGCATCAACCAATTCTTCGGTCCCTTCGTGGGCGCCACCGTGATTATTTTGATCGAAGACTTGGTCGGTGCACACACCGAATATTGGTCGCTGATCATCGGGATCATCATCATGGTGATCGTGCTCGTTTTTCCCAAGGGAGTGGTGGGCGAGGCGATGCGCGCCAAATCGCTACTGGCAAAAACCGGTGAGGGGAGGTGACCATGACTCCCATGCTGCAACTCGATGCGGTGGACAAGGCCTTCGGTGGACTGCGGGTGACCTCCAATGTCTCGTTTTCAGTCATGCCTGGTGAGATTTCGGCCATCATCGGCCCCAACGGCGCGGGTAAAACCACCCTGTTCAATCAGATCACGGGCCATTTGCTGTGCGATCGCGGAGCCATCCTGTTTCAGGGGGAGAATCTCGTCGGAAAGCCGCCCCAGCAGATCGTGGCCAGGGGCATCGGACGCGCCTTTCAGATCGCATCCATCTTTCCCGACGAGACCGTCCTGGACAACGTTCGCGTGGCCTGCCTCTCCAAACTGGGACAAACACGCAAGTACTGGCGCAATGTCGTCGATTTCAAACAGGCCACCGACGAGGCCCACGCGATTCTCGACAGCCTGGGGCTGGATGACCAGGCCCGACGGCCGGCTTTTGAACTGGCCCACGGCGATCAGAAGCTGCTCGATATCGGCATCGCCCTGGCCCTCAAGCCCAAATTGTTGTTGCTCGACGAACCCACGGCCGGCATGTCTCCCGACGAGCGGCAGCAGACCCGGGAACTGATCAAGCAGCTCTGGAAGCGTTATGATCTGACGCTGGTCTTCATCGAGCACGATATGGACATGGTCTTCGGTATCGCCCAGGTCGTGCGGGTCCTGCAGCAGGGGGCTTTGCTGGCCGAAGGGACGCCCGAGGAGATCCGCGCCAACAAGCAGGTGATCACCGCCTATCTGGGAGAAGACTTTTAATGGAGAGCATTCTCAAAGCCGTTGGCCTGAACACATTTTATGACCGCAGCCACATTCTTTTCGACGTGGGTATCGATGTGGAGCCCGGTGAGACGGTCTGCCTGATGGGGCGCAACGGGGTCGGTAAGACCACCACCTTTCGCTCGTTGATCGGGCTCACACCTCCCCGAAGCGGCAAAATCGAATTCAAGGGAAAGACTTGCACCGGCCTGGCGGCGCACAAAATGGCCCGCATGGGTTTGGGGTTCGTGCCCGAAGACCGCCGCATCCTGGGGCCCTTCAGCGTGCGCGAAAACCTCGAGCTGGGGCGCATACCGGGCCGCCACGGCCGTTGGAATCTGGATTCGGTGTTTGCCCAGTTCCCTGCCCTGGCCGAAATGTCCGAACGGCTGGGCGGTACCCTGTCGGGCGGCGAGCAGCAGATGCTCACCATCGCCCGGGCGCTCATGGGCAATCCGGATGTGCTGATGCTCGACGAACCCTCCGAAGGGCTCTCGCCGGTGATCGTCAGCGATATGAAACGCCTCGTGCTGGACTTGAAGTCGGCCGACACCACCATTCTGCTGTCCGAGCAGAACCTGAAGTTCGCCCTGGCTGTGTCGGACCGGGTCGTCGTGCTCGACAAGGGTCATGTGGTCTACACCGGCAGTGTCGGCGAATTTCAAAAGGAAGACCAGGTGCACAAGAAATATCTGGCGGTTTGATCGATCAACCGTGTCAGAGCCAACCCAACGGCTATCATTTTCGAGAAAGGATATCACCATGAACGCGATCCATCTGTTCCAAACCACACCCCGAATCGTGATGGGTCCCGGCTGCCTCGATCAGATCCAAAGCGAGATCAAGCGCATGGGCTGCGATCGGGTCATGATCGTCACCGATCCCGGGATCGTGCAGGCTGGCATCGCCGGGCGGCTGGAAGAAATTCTCGCTGGCGCCGGCATCGCCTTTTCACGCTTCGACCAGGTGACTCCCGATCCCAATCTGGATGTCGCCCGGCAGGCGATCGATGCGTTGCGGGCCTCCGGGGCCCAGGTAGTCGTCGGCCTGGGAGGCGGATCGGCCATCGACATCGCCAAGACATCGGCCCTGCTGGTGGACAACGGCGGGCAGCTGACCGATTACTTCGGCATCGACCTGGTGCCCAAAGCAGGACGCGGAACGATCATCGTCCCGACCACGGCCGGCACCGGCAGCGAAGTGACCCCCATCGTGATTCTCTCGGATGAGGCGGAAAAGCTGAAAAAGGGGATCGTGAGCCCCTATCTAATTCCTTCGGTTGCGATTCTCGATCCGGCCCTCACGTTGGATCTGCCGCCTCACGTCACCGCCGCCACCGGCATGGATGCGTTGATTCACGCGGTGGAGGCCTTCACCTCCAAGAACGCCTTTCCCATGAGCGACATGCTGGCTTGCAGGGCCATCGAGTTGATCGCCGCCAACATTCGCACCGCTTACGCCAACGGCCAGGACCTGGCGGCGCGCACCTGCATGCTCGAAGGCAGCCTGCTGGCCGGCATGGCCTTCGCCAATGCCGGCGTGACCGCAGTGCACGCTTTTGCCTATCCCATCGGGGCGGAGTTCCATATCCCGCACGGGGTGGCAAACAGCATCATGCTGGCGTCGGTCATGGAGTTCAACATGCTCGGCAATTTGAAGAAGTTTGCGCAGATGGCAAGCCTGCTGGGGGAGTGTACCGAGGGGTTGAGCGAGCGCGACATGGCCCTGGCGACGGTCAAGTCCCTGCGCACGCTCGCCGCGGATCTTCAGATCCCCAAGCACCTGAGCCGCTTCGGCGTCAAGGAGTCGGATATACCGGTGCTGGCCGCGGGAGTGATGAAGGTTACGCGTCTGCTGGCCAACAACCCTCGTGTGATGACGCAGAAAGATGCTGAACGTATTTATCTGAGCGTGCTTTGAGAGGGGTCAAGGGATGTGTTTCAAATCAAGGAGGAGATGCCCTCATGTTCGGTTTTTATAACATGGCGCTCAGGGTCGATGTGACCCAAAGCGCTTTTGAACTGCAGATGATTTCGGACGAGGTTCTCGCCCGGACGCTGGGCGGCAAAGGGCTCGCCACCCATTTGTTGCTGGCGCACAACCCGCAGGGCGTCGATCCGCTCTCCGCGGACAACCATATCATTTTCGCCGCCGGTCCGGTAGCCGGCAGCAGCATATGGGGATCGTGTCGTTACGGCGTCTTTTCCAAGTCTCCCCAGACCGGTTTTTATTCCGAATCCTATTCCGGGGGACGCGTGGCCGAAAACATCGCTGCATGCGGTTTCGACGCCATCGTGATCCACGGGACCTCAGACACACCGATCTGGCTGGAGATCTGCGAAGAGACGGTCTACTTTCACAGCGCCGAAGAGCTCTGGGGACTGGACACTTACGGCACCGAAGATCGCGTCAAGGCCTGGGTCAAGGAGAACCGTCCCGGCGCGGGCAGCTGCGGCGTCGTTTGCATCGGCCCGGCCGGGGAGAACCTCATCTCCTTTGCCGTCATCGAGAACGACTATTGGCGCAGCGCCGGTCGGACCGGGGTGGGCGCTATTCTGGGCGCCAAGAAGATCAAGGCTATCGCCTTTCACGGCAAACGCAAAAAAGCCTTTGCCGACGATGCCTTGGTGCGTGCCTTTTCCAAGGAGCTGGCCATCGAAGGCAAAGAGAACGCCGGCGTGATCGCATACAAGACCAAGGGCACCCCCATGCTGGTGGATGTGATGAACAAGGCGGGAGGTTTTCCCACCCGGTACTGGCAGAAAGGGCGTTTCGAAGGGGCCAGTAAGATCAACGCCGACGCCCTGCACCAGCGCTGCGATGTCAAACCCCATGCGTGTTTGAAATGTTTCATGGCGTGCGGGCGCCTCTCCACGGTCAAGGAGGGGCGTCATGCGGGACTGCAGGTGGAAGGCCCCGAATACGAAACGATCTACGCCTTTGGTGGCTTGTGCGAGATCGACAGCATCGAGGAGATTATCTACCTCAACGATATTTGCGACCGCCTGGGAATGGATACCATCAGCGCCGGTAATCTGGCCGCCCTGACCATCGAGGCCGCCCGTCAGGGGCGCATCGATCGCGTCATCGATTACGGCGACGTGGATGCCATCGCCCAGCTGCTGGCCGATATCGCTTACCGCAAGGATATCGGCGAGACGTTGGCCCGGGGCATTCGCACGGCCGCCGATGCCTGGGGCATGGCGGACCAGGCCATTCACGTCAAAGGCCTGGAACCGGCCGGATACGATCCGCGGGTGCTCAAGGGCATGGGGCTGGCCTATGGTTCTTCCGACCGCGGCGCCTGCCACCTGCGGGCCACTTTCTACAAGCCGGAGCTGGCCGGTATCGTCGATCCGGAAAAGATCGAGGGCAAGGCCGCCGTTTTCACCGAGTGGGAAGACCGGCTGACCCTCTTTGATACCTTGATCTTGTGCCGCTTTTATAGGGATCTCTACCAATGGGAGCAACTCGGGACCATGATCAAGGGCACCACCGGCCTGGATCTGGGCACTGAGGGGATGAGACGCATCGCCGCCCACGTCAGTGACGACACCCGCCGGTTCAACCTGCGCGAAGGGCTCCGGCCAGAAGACGACATGCTGCCCCCGCGATTCCATCGCGAAGCGCTGCCCGAGAGCGGCAAGGTGATCACCGAAGATCAGATGAAGCGCCTCATGGCGGACTACTACGCGGCCCGCGGATGGGACCCGGAGGGAAAGCCGCCGGACGCCTAACGCAATGGCACACCCCGCCTGCGCAAGAAGGCCGCCCCTTTTCAAAGGGGCGGCCTTCGTTGTTTCGGGTCTTGCGGAAGCCGGCGCGTTGACCACGGGTGCGCCACGCCGGCGTGTCCGATTTTACTTGTGGGCCTTGTACCCCATTGGCAGCTTCTTGAAGCGTCCGCCATAGAGGATCGGATCACCCTTGTACCCCAGGGATTTGAAGTCGATATAATCGGTCGAGCCGATGAGGTGGCTTACATCCCGGCCCTGGGAGGCCATGTAGCTGAAGTCGGTTCCTTTGTGGGCGATGGTTTTGAAATCCACATTTCGGCTGTCCTGGTGGCAGCGGTCGCAGGTGCGTTCACCTTTGAGGCTGTCATGGCACTGCACGCACGAGAGCGCCATGGGGGCCGGCATCACCTCGTGCTGTACGCCCCAGAACATGCGGGTCGTGATCCATTTGACCTTGCCGCTGTAGGGCATGTTGGCCGCTTTCATGCCATCGGTGAAGGCTTTCTGCCAGTCGAGATTCTTCCAGTAGGCCGTCGTGTCGTCCTTGTCGCGGGGAAACAGATGGGGCACGAGCAGGTACTTGTGCTCCTGGTCCACGGGTTGAACACCGGCCATGATCTTGAACGGCGAGATTTTGGAGTTGGGGTCGTTGATGGAGCCCACCGGTTCGGCGATGTTGACCCCGTCCGGCGCGTCGATGTCCATGCGGTCGCCCAGCAGCACGCGCTTCATGAAGCCGCCATACCATCGGTAGACCGGTTTGGCCGACTCTTTCCAGACGAAATCGCCCTTCATCCAGTTGTAGTCTTCCATGCCGTACTTGTCTTTTTGGGGTTTGCGCGTCTTGTCGCCGGCCGTAGACCAGTCCCACCATGTCTTGGTGGGCTTGCATTTGGCATAGACCGGGGCATGGCAGGTGGTACAGGCGATGTTGTCCGAGTGTTTGTTCAGATGGTGATCGAGCAGTTTGCCACCATAGTGCGGCCTGTTGGTGTGGCAGTTTTCGCATTCCCGGCTGCCTTCCACCACGGGTACCGAGCTGCTGCGGCCGGCGATTTTGTGGTTGCGGGTGCGGTGGCACTCCGCGCATTGAAAGTCGTAGCCGCCCATGTGGATGTCGCAGTTACGCTCGGGGTGCAGCAGTTGGCGCGAAAGGTCGGCGTGTTTGACCGCTTCGCCGCCGCCGCCGTTGAAGTGACAGTCCCCACAGGTCTTGCGGGTGGTGTGGCCGACGCTCTTGGCCACCTTGACGAGATCTACGCTGGGATCGGGCATGCCGGCCCCGGTGGGAATTTTTTTATAGGTGCCGGTGGTGTCGTGACACACCAGGCAATCGATTTTGGTCATGTCCGTGAAATCGAAGGTCGCGTCTTTCCAACCGTATCCTGCGTGGCAGCTTGTGCAACGAGCCTCGTTGCTGATGATGCTCACTCAGAAATTGTTCACGGCGGTTGTCGCTTTGCCGTGATGGACCGCCTTGCGATGGTCGAGCGTATATGGAGAAGGGCCCTTCCAGAGCCAGTGGGCCGTGGAGAGCATGTCCTGGCCCGCGGCCTTGTGGCAGCGCAGGCACTCGGACGTGACCTGGGAGGGTTCCGGGTTGTCGGGCAGCTGCACCAGGTCCTTGTGATCCGGTACGTTTTTCTGATGGCAGCCGATGCATCCGACCGGCCCTTTCTCCATCTCCTCGTGGCATGCCATGCACTGCTGGTGATAGGCGGCTTTCAGGCCGATGCACTCGGGATGATCCGTCCGGAACGCCTCCTGGTGGCAGGCCGAGCAGCGCACGGTTTCCGACGCGCTCTCATCGGCCGGCCGGAAGTGGTGGCACAATGCGCAGTCCTGGGTAATGGCGGCATGCTTGCTGTGCATGAAGCGCACCGGACCGTAGCGGTCTTCGGTGCGCTTGATGATCGGGCTGTCGAGCAGCAGGTAGCTGTGGGCCTGGTCCTTGACGCCATACCCCTCGTCGCGGAGTCGTTGCTGGCGGCAGAGCTTGCACTCGTCGCGCACCTCGGCGACAAACGGGACCACCTCCTGGGCGCGTTTTTGGGCTTCGACCTGGTCGGGGGCGAACCATGCCGCAGATTCGGGCGCCTTTGCGGTTTCGGTCTCGGGCGGCGCGGCGGCGGCCATTGCCCGGGCAGGGAGCTGAATCCCGATGCCGACCATAAAGGCCGCCAACACAAGCCCCAGGGGAACCACTGATTTCAAATGCTTCATTGTCAACCTCCGGCGGAGCCGGTTGCAGGCAGGAACCTTTGGGATCATGCGGCCACCTCCTTTTCCGGTTTGTTGAGAACCGGCAGATGTGTGACGAGAAAGCGATAGATCAGCATCAACCCGGCGATCAGGCCCGCGGTGATGGCGACTTCGCCGATGGACGGAAAGTAATGGGCTTCGCTGACCGGCGGGCGGTACCCCACCACAAAGACATTCACGCGATTGAGCAGCACGCCGCCCACGATCATGGTGCAGGCGATAAAGAGCCAGCGGCGCGATTGACGCACCTTGGGCGAGAGCAGCATCAGCCAGGGCACCAGCACGCCGATGATCATTTCGATGAGAAACGCATTGGTCTGGGCCTTGCCGTCCAGCAGGTAGACGTAGGTTTTTCGAATGACCATGTCGCCCACCTTCAGGGCCAGATAGATGCCCAGCAGAAAGACGGTGAAGCGGGTCAACGGCGTCAATATCTTCATCTCGGAATCGAGTTTCAGGCTGGTGGTGGCCAATGTGGCCTCGAACACCACCATGGGGTAACCCACTGCGATGGCCGAGGTGAGGAAGAGCAACGGCAGGATCGGGGTGTACCACAGCGGGTGGAGTTTTGTGGGCGCGATGAGCATGAGCGCCCCCAGACTCGACTGGTGCATGCACGACAGCACCACGCCGGCGATGATGAACACCCACATGATCTTGGAAAGCACCTTGTCCGCCAGGGTCAGCAAACCGTCGATCGCCCGGTTCAGCGCATCCGGGGCGCCGGGCAACCGCACCCGTCCCTTGAACCGATCGATCACCATGGGTAGGAATTCGATGTAGAGCACGTTCAGGTAGAAC
This Desulfatitalea tepidiphila DNA region includes the following protein-coding sequences:
- a CDS encoding iron-containing alcohol dehydrogenase, coding for MNAIHLFQTTPRIVMGPGCLDQIQSEIKRMGCDRVMIVTDPGIVQAGIAGRLEEILAGAGIAFSRFDQVTPDPNLDVARQAIDALRASGAQVVVGLGGGSAIDIAKTSALLVDNGGQLTDYFGIDLVPKAGRGTIIVPTTAGTGSEVTPIVILSDEAEKLKKGIVSPYLIPSVAILDPALTLDLPPHVTAATGMDALIHAVEAFTSKNAFPMSDMLACRAIELIAANIRTAYANGQDLAARTCMLEGSLLAGMAFANAGVTAVHAFAYPIGAEFHIPHGVANSIMLASVMEFNMLGNLKKFAQMASLLGECTEGLSERDMALATVKSLRTLAADLQIPKHLSRFGVKESDIPVLAAGVMKVTRLLANNPRVMTQKDAERIYLSVL
- a CDS encoding aldehyde ferredoxin oxidoreductase family protein — protein: MFGFYNMALRVDVTQSAFELQMISDEVLARTLGGKGLATHLLLAHNPQGVDPLSADNHIIFAAGPVAGSSIWGSCRYGVFSKSPQTGFYSESYSGGRVAENIAACGFDAIVIHGTSDTPIWLEICEETVYFHSAEELWGLDTYGTEDRVKAWVKENRPGAGSCGVVCIGPAGENLISFAVIENDYWRSAGRTGVGAILGAKKIKAIAFHGKRKKAFADDALVRAFSKELAIEGKENAGVIAYKTKGTPMLVDVMNKAGGFPTRYWQKGRFEGASKINADALHQRCDVKPHACLKCFMACGRLSTVKEGRHAGLQVEGPEYETIYAFGGLCEIDSIEEIIYLNDICDRLGMDTISAGNLAALTIEAARQGRIDRVIDYGDVDAIAQLLADIAYRKDIGETLARGIRTAADAWGMADQAIHVKGLEPAGYDPRVLKGMGLAYGSSDRGACHLRATFYKPELAGIVDPEKIEGKAAVFTEWEDRLTLFDTLILCRFYRDLYQWEQLGTMIKGTTGLDLGTEGMRRIAAHVSDDTRRFNLREGLRPEDDMLPPRFHREALPESGKVITEDQMKRLMADYYAARGWDPEGKPPDA
- a CDS encoding tetrathionate reductase family octaheme c-type cytochrome, giving the protein MAAAAPPETETAKAPESAAWFAPDQVEAQKRAQEVVPFVAEVRDECKLCRQQRLRDEGYGVKDQAHSYLLLDSPIIKRTEDRYGPVRFMHSKHAAITQDCALCHHFRPADESASETVRCSACHQEAFRTDHPECIGLKAAYHQQCMACHEEMEKGPVGCIGCHQKNVPDHKDLVQLPDNPEPSQVTSECLRCHKAAGQDMLSTAHWLWKGPSPYTLDHRKAVHHGKATTAVNNFUVSIISNEARCTSCHAGYGWKDATFDFTDMTKIDCLVCHDTTGTYKKIPTGAGMPDPSVDLVKVAKSVGHTTRKTCGDCHFNGGGGEAVKHADLSRQLLHPERNCDIHMGGYDFQCAECHRTRNHKIAGRSSSVPVVEGSRECENCHTNRPHYGGKLLDHHLNKHSDNIACTTCHAPVYAKCKPTKTWWDWSTAGDKTRKPQKDKYGMEDYNWMKGDFVWKESAKPVYRWYGGFMKRVLLGDRMDIDAPDGVNIAEPVGSINDPNSKISPFKIMAGVQPVDQEHKYLLVPHLFPRDKDDTTAYWKNLDWQKAFTDGMKAANMPYSGKVKWITTRMFWGVQHEVMPAPMALSCVQCHDSLKGERTCDRCHQDSRNVDFKTIAHKGTDFSYMASQGRDVSHLIGSTDYIDFKSLGYKGDPILYGGRFKKLPMGYKAHK
- the nrfD gene encoding NrfD/PsrC family molybdoenzyme membrane anchor subunit codes for the protein MSHHHAAPTNSRFWTPGVVALAFVAAAGLVAIIARYIGGIGYVSNLSTARPWGLWIGVDVASGVALAAGGFTTAFLAHILGKHYYEPVVRPALLTAMLGYTFVVLGLLVDIGRSWAIWKPMIYWNFNSVLFEVAMCVMFYLNVLYIEFLPMVIDRFKGRVRLPGAPDALNRAIDGLLTLADKVLSKIMWVFIIAGVVLSCMHQSSLGALMLIAPTKLHPLWYTPILPLLFLTSAIAVGYPMVVFEATLATTSLKLDSEMKILTPLTRFTVFLLGIYLALKVGDMVIRKTYVYLLDGKAQTNAFLIEMIIGVLVPWLMLLSPKVRQSRRWLFIACTMIVGGVLLNRVNVFVVGYRPPVSEAHYFPSIGEVAITAGLIAGLMLIYRFLVTHLPVLNKPEKEVAA